The proteins below come from a single Gimesia alba genomic window:
- a CDS encoding menaquinone biosynthesis family protein, protein MMTDEKVLIQVGHSPDPDDAFMFHALANDKIETGKYRFTHELQDIETLNQRAFNAELELTAVSLHGYAYLTDTYAICSCGASMGDQYGPMVVAREEWSIDDLRGKKIAIPGKLTTAFLTLKLLLGDDFEYEEHPFDEILNLVEQGKFDAGLIIHEGQLTYANQGLKLVVDLGKWWYEETGLPLPLGANAIRKDMGQEMMEEVTAILKRSIEYGLEHRDEALDHALKYGRDLNRGSADKFVGMYVNDWTLDFGEKGREAVALLLNKGYEAGIIPNPVKLEFIG, encoded by the coding sequence ATGATGACCGATGAGAAAGTATTAATTCAGGTAGGCCACAGTCCCGATCCGGACGACGCCTTTATGTTCCATGCATTGGCGAATGACAAGATCGAAACAGGTAAGTATCGATTTACTCATGAGTTACAAGATATTGAAACACTCAATCAGCGTGCCTTCAATGCGGAGCTGGAACTCACCGCGGTCAGCCTGCACGGTTATGCTTATCTGACGGATACCTACGCGATCTGTTCGTGTGGTGCTTCGATGGGAGATCAATACGGGCCGATGGTCGTGGCCCGCGAAGAGTGGTCGATCGACGATCTGCGCGGCAAAAAAATTGCGATTCCCGGCAAGCTGACCACCGCGTTTCTGACTTTGAAATTGTTGCTGGGCGATGATTTCGAATACGAAGAGCATCCCTTCGATGAGATTTTGAACCTGGTCGAACAAGGCAAGTTCGACGCCGGCCTGATCATTCACGAAGGCCAGTTGACTTATGCAAACCAGGGACTGAAGCTGGTCGTTGATCTGGGCAAGTGGTGGTACGAAGAAACCGGCCTGCCTTTGCCGCTGGGTGCGAATGCCATCCGTAAAGACATGGGCCAGGAAATGATGGAAGAGGTGACTGCGATTCTGAAGCGCAGCATTGAGTACGGTCTGGAGCATCGTGATGAAGCGCTCGATCATGCGTTGAAGTATGGTCGCGATTTGAACCGGGGCAGCGCTGATAAATTTGTCGGCATGTATGTGAATGACTGGACTCTGGACTTCGGTGAAAAGGGCCGCGAAGCCGTCGCGCTCTTGCTGAATAAGGGCTACGAAGCCGGCATCATCCCCAACCCGGTCAAACTGGAATTTATTGGTTAA